The Stomoxys calcitrans chromosome 3, idStoCalc2.1, whole genome shotgun sequence genome includes a region encoding these proteins:
- the LOC106085801 gene encoding uncharacterized protein LOC106085801, with the protein MKVFVVLAVVVACAYAAPGGYGGGGGGGGAAASAGASASAKGVGGGFGGGPGFGGGPGFGGGPGFGGKPGFGGGPGFGGGPGFGGGPGFGGGHKGGYGGGPGFGGGGGIGGPGYGGGIGGPIGGGIPIGGGGYGGGHKGFGGIGGGSASASASSSASAVGGGGRGGGVASANSNAVATAGGRG; encoded by the coding sequence ATGAAAGTGTTTGTAGTCCTCGCTGTTGTGGTGGCCTGCGCTTACGCAGCTCCTGGCggttatggtggtggtggtggcggtggcggTGCTGCAGCCAGTGCTGGTGCCAGCGCTAGTGCGAAGGGCGTTGGCGGTGGCTTCGGTGGTGGACCAGGATTTGGTGGTGGTCCAGGTTTTGGAGGTGGACCAGGATTTGGAGGTAAACCAGGCTTTGGAGGTGGTCCAGGATTTGGAGGTGGCCCCGGATTTGGAGGTGGCCCCGGATTTGGAGGCGGTCATAAGGGCGGTTATGGAGGTGGTCCTGGTttcggcggcggcggcggcatTGGTGGTCCTGGTTACGGTGGCGGCATTGGCGGTCCAATTGGTGGCGGTATTCCAATTGGTGGTGGCGGCTATGGCGGTGGCCACAAAGGTTTCGGTGGAATCGGAGGAGGATCTGCTTCGGCTTCAGCTTCCTCATCGGCCTCtgctgttggtggtggtggtcgtGGTGGTGGCGTTGCTAGTGCCAACTCTAATGCTGTCGCCACTGCCGGTGGCCGTGGttaa